CCGGCATCAGGTTGATCGGCGGCTCGGAAAACAGCTCGGCGGCCAGCACCGTCTGGGGCTGGTGATACACCTCGGCAGCCTTGCCGCTCTGGATCACCCGGCCTTCGTGCAGGATGGTGGTGGTGCCACCCAGTGCCAACGCCTCGTTGGGTTCGGTGGTGGCATAGATGGCAATGGTGTGGCGTGCCTTGAACAGTTCGCGCATTTCCTGACGCAGCTCTTCGCGCAGTTTGTAGTCCAGGTTCACCAGCGGCTCATCGAACAGGATCAGCTCGGCGTCTTTGACCAAAGCGCGGGCCATGGCCGTGCGTTGCTGCTGGCCACCGGACAGCTCCAGCGGATGGCGCTGCAGGAACTTCTCGATGCGCAGCATCTGCGCGGTCTCCAGCACCTTGCTGTGAATCAGGTCGTTGGACACACCGGCCTGACGCAACGGCGAGGCGATGTTTTCGAACACGGTCATGGTCGGGTAATTGATGAACTGCTGGTAGACCATCGACACGTTGCGCAGGCGCACCGGCTTGTGGGTGACGTCTACGCCGTTCATCAGGATGCGGCCGCTGTCGGGCTTGTCCAGCCCGGCCATCAGGCGCATCAGGCTGGTCTTGCCGGACAGCGTGCGGCCGAGCAAGACGTTGAAGGAACCGGCTTCGAAACGCAGGTTGGCGTCGTCGATCCAGGTCTGGCCTTCGACAACGCGGGAGACATGTTCCAGGGTCAATGACATGACACGCCCTTTTTATTATTGGAATGATTCTGGCCATTCGTAGCAGCGAGTTTCGTGCCAGAAGTGGCAGGTGGTTGATCTATAAGGAAATGGGCCGAACAGGATGCTCAGGCATGAACACAAGTGAACAACCAGCGCTGAACAATTGAACAGCGGGCGGGTTGACATTGAACAGTTCTGAACAACAATCGTTGGGCGCCACAGATTTAATGTGGGAGCAGGCAAGCCAGCTCCCACAGTTGGACGGCGCAAGGCTTGATAACAATAAAAATAAAAGAAGGTCGCCCCCATGGCCGAGCCCCTCGCACACGACACCCTTATCCAGGAATCCTGGCGCCGTTGCCGCGCCTTCGGCCTGGACCACCAGAGCACGCCCAGCTTCGATCAACTGCCCGCCGAAGGCATCAGCCAGTTGCTCGAAAGCCAGCATTCGCTAGTGCAGACCACCCATCAGGAAGTGCTGCCCTACTACGAAAACATCCTCAGCAATTCCAACTGCCTGATCATGCTGGCCGACAATCAGGGCCAGGTGCTGACCTCCTGGGGCACCCAGCGTTTTATCGAGCCGAACCTGGCACGCGGCTTCAGTGCCGGTGCCAGTTGGATGGAACGCTCAAGCGGCACCAACGCCATCGGCACCGCGCTGGCCTGTGCCCAGGCGGTGCATATCGAGCACGATGAACACTTTCTCAAGGCCAACCGCTTCATGACCGGCTCGGCGGCGCCGATCTTTGATGCCCAGCGCGAAATCATCGCGGTGCTGGATGTGTCCAGCGACAGCTACCTGCCACCCTCCCACACCTTGGGCATGGTCAAGATGATGAGCCAAACCGTAGAGAACCGGCTGATCCTCAACCTGTTTCGCGGCGAGCATTTTCAACTGACCTTCAACACCGGCCTGAACAACCTCGACAGCCAATGGGCGGGCCTGATTATTTTTGATGACAGCGGCCAGGTGCTGTCGGCCAACCGCCGCGCCGACAACTTGCTGGGCATCAGTTTGTCGCGGGTGCTGATCGACAGTTTGTTTAAAGTCTCGCTGCTGGAGTTGTTGAATCAACCGGAGGGCTTGCCGTTTTCGTTGCAGGCGGCGGGCCGCAATCGGTTCCAGTGTTTATTGAAGCGGCCGCAGAAGATGCCGGTGCAGGCACGGGTCTTTGCTGAGCCCAAGCCCACCAAACCTGCGCCGATGAGCATCCAGACCCTGCATTTTGGCGATGTACGCGTGGAAAAGGCCGTGCGCCAGGCCGAGCGTTTGCTGGAGAAGGACATTCCGCTGTTGATTCACGGCGAGACCGGCGTCGGCAAAGAGGTGTTCGTCAAAGCCCTGCACCAGGCCAGTTCGCGCAGCAAACAGGCGTTCATTGCGGTTAACTGTGCAGCGATCCCCGCCGAAC
The window above is part of the Pseudomonas sp. KBS0710 genome. Proteins encoded here:
- a CDS encoding ABC transporter ATP-binding protein; translation: MSLTLEHVSRVVEGQTWIDDANLRFEAGSFNVLLGRTLSGKTSLMRLMAGLDKPDSGRILMNGVDVTHKPVRLRNVSMVYQQFINYPTMTVFENIASPLRQAGVSNDLIHSKVLETAQMLRIEKFLQRHPLELSGGQQQRTAMARALVKDAELILFDEPLVNLDYKLREELRQEMRELFKARHTIAIYATTEPNEALALGGTTTILHEGRVIQSGKAAEVYHQPQTVLAAELFSEPPINLMPGRISGNEVSFANVVHFPLNVDLRPIGEGEFRFGVRPSHISLVPSNDDDLELAVTVEVAEISGSETFLHVRSEHFLLVLHLPGVHEYDVDAPIRVYIPTHKLFVFDGQGRLVQAPGRRVARVA
- a CDS encoding sigma-54-dependent Fis family transcriptional regulator, which produces MAEPLAHDTLIQESWRRCRAFGLDHQSTPSFDQLPAEGISQLLESQHSLVQTTHQEVLPYYENILSNSNCLIMLADNQGQVLTSWGTQRFIEPNLARGFSAGASWMERSSGTNAIGTALACAQAVHIEHDEHFLKANRFMTGSAAPIFDAQREIIAVLDVSSDSYLPPSHTLGMVKMMSQTVENRLILNLFRGEHFQLTFNTGLNNLDSQWAGLIIFDDSGQVLSANRRADNLLGISLSRVLIDSLFKVSLLELLNQPEGLPFSLQAAGRNRFQCLLKRPQKMPVQARVFAEPKPTKPAPMSIQTLHFGDVRVEKAVRQAERLLEKDIPLLIHGETGVGKEVFVKALHQASSRSKQAFIAVNCAAIPAELVESELFGYEKGAFTGANQKGSIGLIRKADKGTLFLDEIGDMPLPTQARLLRVLQERCVQPVGSSELFPVDLRIISATNRVLRDWVQAGHFREDLYYRIGGLTLELPPLRERTDKQALFQQLWQQHREPTQWAGLSAEVLALFEQHPWPGNLRQVSSVLQVALAMAEEQPVRPEHLPDDFFVDLNVAAPLPTRQSLEDSSDLNQRLKAAGGNISHLARELGVSRNTLYKRLRQHDG